In the Malus domestica chromosome 16, GDT2T_hap1 genome, one interval contains:
- the LOC114823147 gene encoding uncharacterized protein, which translates to MDRNAFAILCDLLQTRGGLVDDGHVTIEEQVATFVNILGHHNKNRSIQVRFIRFGETISRYVHRVLRALLSLQNQPLSQRIAQNRDANALSWEGSATDSRVLGDAVTKANGLKVPTGKIDKMYMAVDPEENARLAFDELPIGEDLQELLAYIETVESSQI; encoded by the exons ATGGATAGGAATGCATTTGCAATTTTATGTGATTTACTACAAACTCGTGGTGGATTGGTAGATGATGGTCATGTTACAATAGAGGAGCAAGTAGCTACTTTTGTTAACATATTAGGCCACCACAATAAAAATAGGTCAATCCAAGTTAGATTCATTAGGTTTGGTGAAACTATTAGTCGATATGTCCACAGAGTATTGCGTGCATTGCTCAGTTTGCAAAACCAACCCCTATCCCAGAGGATTGCACAGAATCGAGATGCAAATGCTTTAAG TTGGGAGGGATCAGCTACTGATTCAAGAGTTCTTGGTGACGCTGTTACTAAAGCTAATGGCCTCAAGGTCCCAACTGGTAAGATAGACAA AATGTATATGGCGGTTGATCCTGAGGAAAATGCAAGGCTTGCATTTGATGAATTACCTATAGGGGAAGATTTACAAGAACTATTAGCCTACATTGAAACCGTTGAGTCAAGCCAGATATAG